The following are encoded together in the Thermofilaceae archaeon genome:
- the glgP gene encoding alpha-glucan family phosphorylase, with product MEASKGGIVFVAMEIQLEGLPTYAGGLGLLAGDLLQSAADLGVPLIGVTLAYDRGYVWHEIVDGRVVDRDEPYEPASCCEKLDLRLRIDLKTGPIHLAVWRRTLRGAGGEVPVYLLDARVPENPPHLRGLTSRVYIEGSREERLLKMLCLGLGALQLVEMLGLNVRKFHLNESHAGFLAIELLKRGGDPGEAKRRVVFTTHTPLPHGHESFSYDLVEKHYDVPEMVKKLSPDKLVMTRVLAELAGYYNCVSRKFSLVHRLLFPGSNPDYITNGVHHVRWTHPAVASFYDKWAPGWRGEPGRLYRVLSAPLEEVVAVKQKCRKELAEYASSRGYVNRELDPRAFTIAARRRITGYKRLSLILRDRELLDQLGKRYGIQLVFSGTVHPDDQSGREELSRILDAISTLSHVRIAFIGWREASIEKLTAAGADLWLHVPRPPYEACGTSWMRAALNLTPTLASRDGGVLEALIDGHNGWLFGKDVLSPSEPLSDEEDARELYSKLLEILELRERSYRAYALVCARAAATIAPHFNSHRALCEYVSRAYA from the coding sequence GTGGAAGCCAGTAAAGGGGGCATCGTATTCGTAGCCATGGAAATCCAGCTGGAGGGGCTGCCGACGTACGCGGGAGGCTTAGGCCTTTTAGCGGGCGATCTGCTCCAGTCAGCTGCCGATCTCGGCGTACCGTTGATCGGCGTTACGCTGGCTTACGATAGAGGTTACGTGTGGCATGAGATCGTCGATGGGAGGGTCGTGGACAGGGATGAGCCCTACGAGCCAGCAAGCTGCTGCGAGAAGCTCGACTTGAGGCTCAGGATCGATCTGAAGACGGGTCCCATCCACCTCGCTGTCTGGCGAAGGACGCTGAGGGGGGCTGGCGGCGAGGTTCCAGTCTACCTGCTGGACGCCAGGGTTCCCGAAAACCCTCCCCATCTAAGGGGGCTCACATCGAGGGTTTACATCGAGGGGAGTAGGGAGGAAAGGCTACTGAAGATGCTGTGCCTCGGGTTGGGCGCGCTTCAGCTCGTCGAGATGCTGGGTTTAAACGTTAGGAAGTTCCACCTGAACGAGAGCCACGCTGGCTTCCTGGCGATCGAGCTGCTCAAGCGAGGCGGCGACCCCGGTGAGGCGAAGAGGAGGGTAGTTTTTACGACCCACACGCCCCTGCCCCACGGCCACGAGTCCTTCAGCTACGATCTCGTTGAGAAGCACTACGATGTCCCGGAGATGGTTAAGAAGCTGAGCCCCGATAAGCTGGTGATGACTAGGGTCCTAGCGGAGCTCGCCGGCTACTACAACTGCGTCTCCCGCAAGTTCAGCCTAGTCCACCGCCTCCTCTTCCCCGGATCCAACCCGGATTACATCACGAACGGCGTCCACCACGTGCGCTGGACTCACCCAGCCGTCGCGAGCTTCTACGATAAGTGGGCTCCCGGTTGGAGGGGCGAGCCGGGCCGCCTGTACAGGGTCCTGAGCGCGCCGCTAGAGGAGGTTGTAGCGGTGAAGCAGAAGTGCAGGAAGGAGCTGGCCGAGTACGCAAGCTCGAGGGGCTACGTGAACCGCGAGCTCGACCCGAGGGCGTTCACCATCGCCGCCCGGCGGAGGATCACGGGCTACAAGCGGCTCTCTCTCATACTGAGGGATCGCGAACTCCTCGACCAGCTGGGGAAGCGGTACGGTATACAGCTGGTTTTCAGCGGCACCGTCCACCCCGACGACCAGAGTGGGAGGGAGGAGCTGTCGAGGATCCTCGACGCGATCTCAACCCTCTCTCACGTGAGGATCGCTTTCATCGGCTGGCGCGAAGCGAGCATTGAGAAGCTCACCGCCGCGGGGGCGGATCTCTGGCTCCACGTCCCGAGACCGCCGTACGAGGCTTGCGGGACCAGCTGGATGCGCGCGGCTCTGAACCTGACGCCCACGCTCGCCTCTAGGGATGGGGGGGTGCTGGAGGCCTTGATCGACGGCCACAACGGCTGGCTGTTCGGCAAAGACGTTTTATCGCCGAGCGAGCCGCTAAGCGACGAGGAGGACGCGAGGGAGCTGTACTCGAAGCTCCTGGAGATTCTGGAGCTCCGCGAGAGGAGCTACAGGGCTTACGCGCTCGTCTGCGCTAGGGCTGCAGCAACCATAGCCCCCCACTTCAACAGCCACAGGGCGCTCTGCGAGTACGTTTCCAGAGCCTATGCGTGA
- a CDS encoding GNAT family N-acetyltransferase, whose protein sequence is MSCSGAEKVLYYRFKGEPFLAEALKGSRQLYEFFKGLVELARQGYPRLICAKLGTEVAAAAVYTVPERLRARQLVELLKLLLRTAGLRVLFRSLRSARSFWAYAKALRGLEPSGHLLFIASAIEGMGYGSLLLKLVERACARAGCKWIVLEVHVGNPAVRFYLKRGYRPRGSVEWLGARYLLMAKPLHS, encoded by the coding sequence GTGAGCTGCTCCGGCGCGGAGAAGGTCCTCTACTACCGCTTCAAAGGTGAGCCGTTCCTGGCCGAGGCGTTAAAAGGCAGCCGGCAGCTCTACGAGTTCTTCAAAGGCCTCGTCGAGCTGGCTAGGCAGGGTTACCCGCGTTTGATCTGCGCGAAGCTTGGGACTGAGGTTGCCGCAGCAGCCGTATACACGGTGCCTGAGCGGCTCAGGGCCCGCCAGCTGGTGGAGCTGCTGAAGCTTCTGCTCCGCACCGCCGGGCTGCGCGTGCTCTTTAGATCGCTCCGCTCTGCAAGAAGTTTCTGGGCCTACGCGAAGGCATTGCGGGGTTTGGAGCCGAGCGGCCATCTGCTCTTCATTGCTTCAGCAATAGAGGGCATGGGTTACGGCTCCCTCCTCCTTAAGCTGGTAGAGAGAGCCTGCGCGAGAGCTGGCTGCAAGTGGATAGTGCTGGAGGTGCACGTAGGTAACCCGGCCGTCCGATTCTACCTTAAAAGGGGGTATAGGCCGAGAGGGTCTGTCGAGTGGCTCGGCGCTAGGTACCTGCTAATGGCTAAGCCCCTTCACTCCTAA